The Humulus lupulus chromosome 4, drHumLupu1.1, whole genome shotgun sequence genome has a window encoding:
- the LOC133829998 gene encoding mitochondrial import inner membrane translocase subunit TIM8 has product MDPSALNSPELLQFINQEKERAMLNEMVAKLTNVCWDKCVTGSPGSKFSSSEQACLSNCARRYMDLSVIIMKRFQNMQ; this is encoded by the exons ATGGATCCTTCAGCTCTTAACAGCCCTGAACTACTCCAGTTCATTAAT CAAGAGAAGGAAAGAGCAATGCTCAACGAGATGGTGGCGAAGCTTACAAATGTATGCTGGGACAAGTGCGTCACCGGTTCACCAGGGAGCAAATTCAGCTCCAGTGAACAAGCCTGCCTATCAAACTGTGCTCGGCGCTATATGGATTTGAGTGTCATCATCATGAAACGTTTCCAGAACATGCAATGA
- the LOC133829997 gene encoding probable protein S-acyltransferase 7 has protein sequence MNAAPRQQQQPPPGASDLAAGAAEGTVMLRTYKAWKGSNIFLCGGRLIFGPDVRSIALTVFLISAPVAIFCVFVARKLIDEFPNNWGVSVMVAVIVLAVLDLILLLLTSGRDPGIVPRSAHPPEPEDFEGSIETGAGQTPQLRLPRVKDVIVNGITVKIKYCDTCMLYRPPRCSHCSICNNCVEKFDHHCPWVGQCIGLRNYRFFFMFICCATLLCLYVQGFCWVYIKKIMNDDDDITIWKALIKTPASIALIIYSFIAFWFVGGLTFFHLYLISTNQSTYENFRYRYERRVNPFNKGIFKNFLETFCSSIPSSRNNFRKMIPKDPSILPRIVGGYGNPIMGKAINDIEMGRKPVWDEGAVHDGDYEEEHVSNDDGPDKDQGLHDADVSPDLSRNLPTESTERRDVSYSRRSSWGRRSGSLNISPEILALAAAGVGDSRRVTEARSGTSFPSETGSRPNS, from the exons ATGAATGCGGCGCCACGCCAGCAACAGCAGCCTCCCCCCGGGGCTTCGGACTTGGCTGCCGGAGCCGCCGAGGGAACGGTAATGCTTAGAACTTACAAGGCCTGGAAAGGCAGCAAT ATATTTCTATGTGGTGGAAGGCTTATATTTGGACCAGATGTAAGATCAATCGCGCTAACCGTTTTTCTCATTTCCGCCCCAGTAGCTATCTTCTGCGTCTTTGTAGCTAGGAAACTCATTGATGAATTTCCAAATAACTGGGGTGTATCCGTTATGGTTGCGGTTATTGTATTGGCAGTGCTT GATTTGATTCTTCTGCTACTAACCTCTGGAAGAGATCCTGGTATAGTACCTCGCAGTGCTCACCCTCCAGAGCCGGAAGATTTTGAAGGGAGCATTGAGACAGGAGCTGGCCAAACTCCACAACTGCGATTGCCTCGCGTTAAGGATGTAATTGTCAATGGAATAACTGTGAAGATTAAGTACTGTGATACCTGCATGCTTTATAGACCGCCTCGCTGTTCTCACTGCTCAATATGCAATAATTGTGTGGAGAAATTCGATCATCACTGCCCCTGGGTTGGTCAGTGTATTGGACTG CGGAATTACCGTTTCTTCTTCATGTTCATCTGCTGTGCTACTCTtctttgtttatatgtgcaaggGTTTTGCTGGGTCTACATCAAGAAGATTATGAACGATGATGATGATATAACAATCTGGAAAGCTCTGATCAAGACTCCTGCCTCTATTGCACTAATAATTTACTCTTTTATTGCTTTCTGGTTTGTTGGTGGCCTTACCTTCTTCCATTTGTATCTCATTAGTACAAACCAG TCAACTTATGAGAATTTCAGATATCGATATGAGCGGCGAGTCAACCCATTTAACAAAGGGATCTTTAAAAATTTCTTAGAGACATTCTGCAGCAGCATTCCTTCATCCAGAAACAATTTTAGGAAAATGATTCCCAAGGACCCTTCTATTCTACCTCGGATAGTTGGGGGCTATGGAAATCCCATAATGGGGAAAGCCATTAATGACATAGAAATGGGGAGAAAACCAGTTTGGGATGAGGGTGCAGTTCATGATGGTGATTATGAAGAAGAACATGTCAGCAACGACGATGGCCCAGACAAGGATCAAGGACTGCACGATGCTGATGTGTCACCAGATTTAAGCAGAAACCTTCCAACAGAAAGCACAGAGCGACGAGATGTCTCATATTCAAGGCGTTCTAGTTGGGGAAGGAGAAGCGGAAGCTTGAACATATCACCTGAGATTCTTGCTTTGGCTGCTGCTGGAGTTGGCGACTCGAGGCGTGTCACTGAAGCAAGGAGTGGAACTAGTTTTCCATCAGAGACTGGTTCCCGGCCTAATTCTTAG